In Spinacia oleracea cultivar Varoflay chromosome 5, BTI_SOV_V1, whole genome shotgun sequence, a single window of DNA contains:
- the LOC130461758 gene encoding uncharacterized protein, with protein sequence MGRASRTALGSNPSMAALWSVLEIWIYEHFPTLAPERTRDAAYPYAASWIGAVRVGASLVASRRAWRVLPADRVVWRPFANAVVPASAARAHFLSWRRVLLPGVYLHMWYLGERVLLLSSLVRTA encoded by the exons atggggcgggcctcccggactgcactggggagtaacccgagcatggctgctctgtggagcgtgctggag atttggatctatgagcactttccgactttggcgccggagcgtactagagatgcggcttacccgtatgctgcctcttggataggagcggtgcgcgttggtgcgtccctggtggcttctcgcagagcttggagagttttacctgctgatagg gtggtatggcgtccttttgccaacgcggttgtacctgcctcagctgctcgtgcccatttcctgtcttggcggcgggttttgcttccaggggtgtacctccatatgtggtatctgggggagcgggt GTTGCTCCTgagttctttagtccgaacggcataa